From a single Peromyscus maniculatus bairdii isolate BWxNUB_F1_BW_parent chromosome 4, HU_Pman_BW_mat_3.1, whole genome shotgun sequence genomic region:
- the Hnrnpa3 gene encoding heterogeneous nuclear ribonucleoprotein A3 isoform X1 has product MEVKPPPGRPQPDSGRRRRRRGEEGHDPKEPEQLRKLFIGGLSFETTDDSLREHFEKWGTLTDCVVMRDPQTKRSRGFGFVTYSCVEEVDAAMCARPHKVDGRVVEPKRAVSREDSVKPGAHLTVKKIFVGGIKEDTEEYNLRDYFEKYGKIETIEVMEDRQSGKKRGFAFVTFDDHDTVDKIVVQKYHTINGHNCEVKKALSKQEMQSAGSQRGRGGGSGNFMGRGGNFGGGGGNFGRGGNFGGRGGYGGGGGGSRGSYGGGDGGYNGFGGDGGNYGGGPGYSSRGGYGGGGPGYGNQGGGYGGGGGGYDGYNEGGNFGGGNYGGGGNYNDFGNYSGQQQSNYGPMKGGSFGGRSSGSPYGGGYGSGGGSGGYGSRRF; this is encoded by the exons ATGGAGGTAAAACCGCCGCCCGGTCGCCCCCAGCCTGACTCcggccgtcgccgccgccgccggggggAGGAG GGCCATGATCCAAAGGAACCAGAACAGTTGAGGAAGCTGTTTATTGGTGGTCTGAGCTTTGAAACCACAGATGATAGCTTAAGAGAACATTTTGAGAAATGGGGCACACTTACAGACTGTGTG GTAATGAGAGATCCCCAAACAAAACGTTCCAGGGGCTTTGGTTTTGTGACCTACTCTTGTGTTGAAGAGGTGGATGCTGCAATGTGTGCTCGGCCACACAAGGTTGATGGGCGTGTGGTGGAACCAAAGAGAGCTGTTTCTAGAGAG gaTTCTGTAAAGCCTGGTGCCCATTTAACCGTGAAGAAAATTTTTGTTGGTGGTATTAAAGAAGATACAGAAGAATATAATCTGAGAGACTACTTTGAAAAGTATGGCAAAATCGAAACCATAGAAGTTATGGAAGACAGGCAGAGTGGAAAAAAGAGAGGATTCGCTTTTGTAACTTTTGATGATCATGACACAGTTGATAAAATTGTTG tTCAGAAATACCACACTATTAATGGGCATAATTGTGAAGTGAAAAAGGCCCTTTCTAAACAAGAGATGCAGTCTGCTGGATCTCAGAGAG GTCGTGGAGGTGGATCTGGAAACTTCATGGGCCGTGGAGGAAActttggaggtggtggaggtAATTTTGGTCGTGGTGGAAACTTTGGTGGACGAG GAGGctatggtggtggaggtggtggcagcAGAGGTAGttatggaggtggtgatggtggatatAATGGATTTGGAGGTGATG GTGGCAACTATGGTGGTGGTCCTGGTTACAGTAGTAGAGGAGGCTATGGTGGTGGTGGACCAGGATATGGAAACCAAGGTGGTGgatatggtggtggtggaggaggataCGATGGTTACAATGAAGGAGGAAATTTTGGTGGAG GTAactatggtggtggtgggaactaTAATGACTTTGGAAATTATAGTGGACAACAGCAATCAAATTATGGGCCCATGAAAGGGGGCAGTTTTGGTGGAAGAAGCTCAGGCAGTCCCTATGGTG GTGGCTATGGATCTGGTGGTGGAAGTGGTGGATATGGTAGcagaaggttttaa
- the Hnrnpa3 gene encoding heterogeneous nuclear ribonucleoprotein A3 isoform X2, producing the protein MEGHDPKEPEQLRKLFIGGLSFETTDDSLREHFEKWGTLTDCVVMRDPQTKRSRGFGFVTYSCVEEVDAAMCARPHKVDGRVVEPKRAVSREDSVKPGAHLTVKKIFVGGIKEDTEEYNLRDYFEKYGKIETIEVMEDRQSGKKRGFAFVTFDDHDTVDKIVVQKYHTINGHNCEVKKALSKQEMQSAGSQRGRGGGSGNFMGRGGNFGGGGGNFGRGGNFGGRGGYGGGGGGSRGSYGGGDGGYNGFGGDGGNYGGGPGYSSRGGYGGGGPGYGNQGGGYGGGGGGYDGYNEGGNFGGGNYGGGGNYNDFGNYSGQQQSNYGPMKGGSFGGRSSGSPYGGGYGSGGGSGGYGSRRF; encoded by the exons ATGGAG GGCCATGATCCAAAGGAACCAGAACAGTTGAGGAAGCTGTTTATTGGTGGTCTGAGCTTTGAAACCACAGATGATAGCTTAAGAGAACATTTTGAGAAATGGGGCACACTTACAGACTGTGTG GTAATGAGAGATCCCCAAACAAAACGTTCCAGGGGCTTTGGTTTTGTGACCTACTCTTGTGTTGAAGAGGTGGATGCTGCAATGTGTGCTCGGCCACACAAGGTTGATGGGCGTGTGGTGGAACCAAAGAGAGCTGTTTCTAGAGAG gaTTCTGTAAAGCCTGGTGCCCATTTAACCGTGAAGAAAATTTTTGTTGGTGGTATTAAAGAAGATACAGAAGAATATAATCTGAGAGACTACTTTGAAAAGTATGGCAAAATCGAAACCATAGAAGTTATGGAAGACAGGCAGAGTGGAAAAAAGAGAGGATTCGCTTTTGTAACTTTTGATGATCATGACACAGTTGATAAAATTGTTG tTCAGAAATACCACACTATTAATGGGCATAATTGTGAAGTGAAAAAGGCCCTTTCTAAACAAGAGATGCAGTCTGCTGGATCTCAGAGAG GTCGTGGAGGTGGATCTGGAAACTTCATGGGCCGTGGAGGAAActttggaggtggtggaggtAATTTTGGTCGTGGTGGAAACTTTGGTGGACGAG GAGGctatggtggtggaggtggtggcagcAGAGGTAGttatggaggtggtgatggtggatatAATGGATTTGGAGGTGATG GTGGCAACTATGGTGGTGGTCCTGGTTACAGTAGTAGAGGAGGCTATGGTGGTGGTGGACCAGGATATGGAAACCAAGGTGGTGgatatggtggtggtggaggaggataCGATGGTTACAATGAAGGAGGAAATTTTGGTGGAG GTAactatggtggtggtgggaactaTAATGACTTTGGAAATTATAGTGGACAACAGCAATCAAATTATGGGCCCATGAAAGGGGGCAGTTTTGGTGGAAGAAGCTCAGGCAGTCCCTATGGTG GTGGCTATGGATCTGGTGGTGGAAGTGGTGGATATGGTAGcagaaggttttaa